The following are encoded together in the Bacillus sp. V2I10 genome:
- a CDS encoding PadR family transcriptional regulator produces MNELLNSLTTELRRGTLTLAVLSQLQAPQYGYSLVQLLEKNNITIDQSTLYPLLRRLEKQELLISEWELTETRPRKYYKLSDFGKEVYEQLKVEWLRTSNQMKKLLEEE; encoded by the coding sequence ATGAATGAATTACTGAACTCGCTGACCACTGAACTAAGAAGAGGAACCCTTACACTTGCCGTCCTCAGCCAGCTGCAAGCACCTCAATACGGATATTCTCTCGTCCAGCTTCTTGAAAAAAACAACATAACAATTGATCAAAGCACCCTCTACCCCTTACTCCGCAGACTGGAAAAACAAGAACTCCTAATAAGTGAATGGGAACTGACAGAGACTCGGCCAAGAAAGTATTACAAATTGAGCGATTTTGGAAAAGAGGTGTACGAACAGCTTAAAGTGGAATGGCTTAGAACTTCTAATCAAATGAAAAAGCTTTTAGAGGAGGAATGA
- a CDS encoding GIY-YIG nuclease family protein encodes MDRIKELKQLYKESKPEAGIYQIKNTKNGKLFIGSTMNLKTLNGKQFELETGSSTNKTLQNEWSTFRKEAFSIEVLEVLKRKEEGYFDVKHALKKLEEKWLNELKPYGEKGYNKEKLQ; translated from the coding sequence ATGGATCGGATAAAAGAATTAAAGCAGCTTTATAAAGAATCGAAGCCCGAAGCGGGAATCTATCAAATAAAGAATACCAAAAACGGGAAACTTTTTATCGGAAGCACAATGAATTTAAAAACATTGAATGGAAAGCAGTTTGAACTTGAAACAGGCTCAAGCACAAACAAAACTCTTCAAAACGAATGGAGTACTTTTAGAAAAGAAGCTTTTTCAATAGAAGTGCTGGAAGTATTAAAAAGAAAAGAAGAAGGCTATTTTGATGTGAAACATGCTTTGAAAAAGCTTGAGGAAAAATGGCTTAACGAGCTGAAACCATATGGTGAAAAGGGATACAATAAAGAAAAGCTTCAATAA
- a CDS encoding organic hydroperoxide resistance protein — MSEPLFTTSVTAVGGREGKVHSSNDVINMDIAMPGSPRAERMPEATNPEQLFAAGYAACFDGALQHMARKEKVKFESEVTANVSFLKDEADGGFKLAVKLDVKGKGIEKAQLEDLVHKAHEFCPYSKATRGNIEVTLEAIV, encoded by the coding sequence ATGTCAGAACCATTATTCACTACCTCAGTTACAGCAGTAGGCGGAAGAGAAGGTAAAGTACACTCATCAAATGACGTAATCAACATGGATATTGCCATGCCGGGTTCACCTAGAGCTGAAAGAATGCCAGAAGCTACAAATCCGGAACAGCTATTCGCAGCGGGATATGCCGCATGTTTCGATGGAGCCCTGCAGCATATGGCCAGAAAAGAAAAAGTGAAATTTGAATCTGAGGTTACGGCTAATGTAAGCTTTTTAAAAGATGAGGCTGATGGCGGCTTTAAATTAGCCGTAAAGCTTGATGTAAAAGGGAAAGGCATTGAAAAAGCTCAATTAGAAGACCTTGTTCACAAGGCTCATGAGTTTTGTCCATATTCTAAAGCAACCAGAGGGAATATCGAGGTTACACTTGAGGCGATTGTTTAA
- a CDS encoding glycine betaine/L-proline ABC transporter ATP-binding protein, protein MRPKVEVKNVTKVFGKSPKNAIKLLKEGYSKKEILEKTGSTIGVNGASFEIYPGEIFVVMGLSGSGKSTLIRMLNRLIDPTIGEILIDDADIVKMSAQQLRDVRRNKISMVFQNFALFPHKTVLENTEHGLVLRNVPANERREKAMQSLAVVGLKGYENQYPSQLSGGMQQRVGLARALASNTDILLMDEAFSALDPLIRKDMQDELLELQETMKKTIIFITHDLDEALRIGDRIALMKDGTIIQIGSPEEIMMNPADKYVERFVEDVDLSKVLQASHVLKRAERMTPDRGPRVALQIMKAQGYSSIFIVDRKQKLLGALTADDASIAVKENKTVEEVMARNIATVSEDTLLTDVIEALSNSALPVAVVDQENRLKGVIIRGAVIGALAGNKDDLNMKEAD, encoded by the coding sequence ATGAGACCAAAAGTTGAAGTGAAAAATGTAACGAAGGTATTCGGAAAATCCCCCAAGAATGCTATTAAGTTACTTAAAGAAGGATATTCAAAAAAAGAGATACTGGAAAAAACGGGTTCAACCATAGGCGTAAATGGTGCAAGTTTTGAAATTTACCCAGGTGAAATTTTTGTTGTAATGGGTTTATCAGGAAGCGGAAAATCAACATTGATCCGTATGCTGAACCGCTTAATAGATCCTACAATTGGCGAAATTTTAATCGATGATGCCGATATTGTTAAAATGTCAGCGCAGCAGCTGCGAGACGTACGCAGAAATAAAATCAGCATGGTTTTTCAAAACTTCGCTCTATTCCCTCATAAAACCGTACTTGAAAATACGGAACATGGGCTTGTACTCCGAAACGTACCGGCAAATGAAAGAAGAGAAAAAGCCATGCAGTCACTCGCGGTTGTCGGTTTGAAGGGCTATGAGAATCAGTATCCTTCACAGCTCAGCGGAGGCATGCAGCAAAGGGTCGGTCTAGCGAGGGCTCTTGCAAGCAATACCGACATTCTGTTAATGGATGAAGCTTTTAGTGCATTGGATCCGCTTATCCGCAAAGACATGCAGGATGAATTACTGGAACTTCAAGAGACCATGAAGAAAACGATTATTTTTATTACTCATGACCTTGATGAGGCCCTTCGAATAGGGGATCGTATTGCATTAATGAAAGACGGTACAATCATTCAAATTGGATCTCCTGAAGAAATCATGATGAATCCTGCAGACAAATATGTAGAACGCTTTGTAGAAGATGTGGACCTTTCCAAGGTGCTGCAGGCATCTCATGTTTTAAAACGTGCTGAGAGAATGACTCCTGATCGCGGTCCGCGTGTGGCTCTGCAAATTATGAAGGCTCAGGGATATTCAAGCATCTTTATTGTAGACCGCAAACAAAAGCTATTAGGGGCGCTCACCGCTGATGATGCATCCATTGCAGTCAAAGAGAATAAGACGGTTGAAGAAGTGATGGCAAGAAATATAGCGACAGTATCAGAAGATACATTGCTTACTGACGTTATCGAAGCACTTTCGAATTCTGCCCTCCCGGTTGCAGTAGTTGATCAGGAAAATCGCTTAAAAGGTGTTATTATACGCGGTGCTGTTATTGGAGCACTTGCAGGAAACAAAGATGATCTGAACATGAAGGAGGCAGATTAA
- a CDS encoding glycine betaine ABC transporter substrate-binding protein, producing MGLPQIPLADWVDTAVRWIITNFQGFFSGISAVTEGFIDRLVKVLELGPPLLLIILITLLALYTSRWSVGLFTLIGLLLIENLGLWDATVNTLALVLSSVVITILIGIPIGIWASQSDKVRQVVTPILDFMQTMPGFVYLIPAILFFGIGVVPGIIASVIFAVPPTIRLTNLGIREVPKDLIEASNAFGSTTSQRLFTLQLPLAAPTILAGVNQSIMLALSMVVIASLVGAPGLGAEVYRAVTQVQVGEGFVAGLAIVIIAIILDRISQNLRKPAYHQVIPKKFAYSIFSLLVIGALIAVSFGGGQAEKASPSKIGEQVDYKITGIDPGAGLMKSTEKAMKDYGLEGDWTLIEGSSAAMTAELQKAYEQKEPIIVTGWTPHWMFTKYKLKYLEDPKGSFGKGESIHTIVRKGLEEENPGAYKILDQFFWEPKDMEEVMGDIQEGMKPEEAAEKWVNDHPDKVKKWTDGAQKGNGEKVSLVYVSWESEIASTNVIGAALKKQGYDVALKQVEAGPMFTGVANGSADALVAAWLPTTHQDYINEYKDQIVDLGPNLEGTKLGLTVPEYMPIESIEDLKK from the coding sequence ATGGGACTCCCGCAAATCCCCCTCGCTGATTGGGTAGATACTGCTGTAAGATGGATCATAACTAATTTCCAAGGCTTTTTCAGCGGCATATCTGCCGTAACCGAAGGCTTTATAGATAGACTGGTAAAAGTATTAGAGCTTGGCCCTCCTTTACTCCTTATTATTTTGATTACGCTGTTAGCTCTTTACACAAGCCGCTGGTCTGTTGGTCTTTTTACACTGATCGGTCTGCTTTTAATTGAGAATCTTGGACTGTGGGATGCAACAGTCAACACATTGGCCTTAGTGCTTTCATCTGTTGTCATCACAATTCTTATTGGGATTCCGATTGGAATATGGGCATCGCAAAGTGATAAAGTAAGACAGGTTGTCACCCCAATTCTAGATTTCATGCAGACAATGCCCGGATTTGTTTATCTTATTCCAGCCATTCTGTTTTTCGGAATCGGAGTTGTACCAGGAATTATAGCATCTGTCATCTTTGCTGTACCTCCTACAATCAGGCTGACGAACTTAGGGATCCGTGAAGTTCCTAAGGATTTGATCGAGGCTTCGAATGCATTTGGTTCAACGACTTCTCAAAGACTCTTTACCCTGCAGCTGCCGCTTGCAGCGCCTACCATTTTAGCTGGAGTTAACCAGAGTATCATGCTTGCATTATCCATGGTAGTTATTGCGTCATTGGTAGGGGCGCCAGGATTAGGGGCAGAAGTTTACCGTGCTGTAACACAGGTTCAAGTTGGAGAAGGATTTGTAGCTGGTTTAGCCATTGTTATTATTGCAATCATATTAGACCGGATTTCACAAAATCTGCGAAAGCCTGCCTATCATCAAGTTATACCTAAAAAATTTGCATATAGTATTTTTTCTTTATTGGTAATTGGTGCTTTAATTGCCGTATCGTTTGGCGGAGGCCAGGCTGAAAAGGCTTCTCCGAGTAAAATAGGCGAACAGGTCGATTACAAAATTACAGGAATTGATCCCGGAGCCGGACTTATGAAATCCACAGAAAAAGCAATGAAGGATTACGGCTTAGAGGGAGATTGGACATTAATAGAAGGTTCTTCAGCAGCCATGACCGCTGAATTACAAAAAGCTTATGAACAAAAAGAACCTATCATTGTCACTGGATGGACACCTCACTGGATGTTTACAAAGTATAAGCTGAAATATTTAGAGGATCCTAAAGGCTCGTTCGGTAAAGGTGAATCCATTCACACTATAGTCAGAAAAGGTTTAGAAGAAGAAAATCCCGGTGCTTATAAAATCCTCGATCAATTCTTCTGGGAACCAAAAGATATGGAAGAAGTGATGGGAGATATCCAGGAAGGCATGAAACCTGAGGAAGCTGCTGAAAAATGGGTTAACGACCATCCTGACAAAGTGAAAAAATGGACGGATGGCGCTCAAAAAGGCAATGGTGAAAAAGTAAGCCTTGTCTACGTTTCTTGGGAGTCAGAAATCGCAAGTACGAATGTCATTGGTGCTGCATTAAAGAAGCAGGGCTATGATGTTGCCTTAAAACAAGTAGAGGCAGGACCAATGTTCACAGGTGTTGCTAATGGCAGTGCAGACGCGTTAGTAGCTGCATGGCTCCCAACAACACATCAGGACTATATTAATGAATATAAAGATCAAATTGTCGATCTTGGGCCAAATCTTGAAGGAACGAAATTAGGTTTAACCGTTCCGGAATACATGCCTATTGAGTCAATTGAAGACCTTAAAAAATAA
- a CDS encoding AI-2E family transporter: MKPVNPRVGTFKRFILNNRFVLFLLILLLIGLNILVFMKVSFIFTPIEVLIKTILLPIILAAIVYYLLNPVVDFFERKGIRRIYTILALFIVIIGLLTILIVSVIPFLKEQVLSLIKSFPQYTSDVEQLVRDVVGSDFVNQAQKTLNINVADLSRQISDQASTIINNMFAGIGNIVGIVKDFILALVTLPFILFYLLKDGKKLGPYVLKFMPVSFRSSTYNVMHEMNNQISSYIRGQIIVSFCIGALMYIGFLIIGMEYASLLALIAAFTSVVPYLGPAIAITPALIIALVTSPFMVLKLIIVWTIVQLVEGKFISPQIMGRNLHIHPITIIFVILTAGNLFGVVGIILAVPGYAVLKVIVTHLFEWMKIRSNMYEQRDQINSKNK, encoded by the coding sequence ATGAAACCGGTAAATCCCAGAGTAGGGACGTTTAAAAGGTTTATCCTTAATAATAGATTTGTTCTGTTTCTTTTGATTTTGCTTCTGATTGGATTGAACATTCTTGTCTTTATGAAAGTATCCTTTATTTTCACACCGATTGAGGTATTAATTAAAACGATCCTGCTGCCGATTATTCTTGCGGCCATCGTTTATTATCTATTAAATCCGGTTGTTGATTTTTTTGAAAGAAAAGGCATTCGCAGAATATACACGATCCTGGCCCTGTTTATAGTGATTATTGGTTTGCTGACAATCTTGATTGTGTCGGTTATCCCGTTTCTTAAGGAGCAGGTGTTGAGCCTGATTAAGAGCTTTCCGCAATATACAAGCGATGTGGAGCAGCTGGTCAGAGATGTTGTCGGAAGTGATTTTGTGAATCAGGCGCAAAAGACACTGAATATCAACGTCGCAGATCTTTCGAGACAAATTTCGGATCAGGCATCAACCATTATAAATAATATGTTTGCTGGAATTGGAAATATCGTAGGGATAGTAAAGGATTTTATCCTTGCACTTGTCACGCTTCCGTTCATTTTGTTTTATCTTTTAAAAGACGGAAAAAAGCTTGGGCCTTATGTTCTTAAGTTCATGCCCGTTTCTTTCCGCAGTTCAACGTATAATGTAATGCATGAAATGAATAATCAAATCAGCTCCTATATTAGGGGACAGATCATTGTCAGCTTTTGCATTGGTGCGTTAATGTATATAGGCTTTCTGATCATTGGCATGGAGTATGCATCACTTCTTGCCCTTATTGCAGCCTTTACAAGTGTTGTTCCGTATTTAGGACCTGCAATCGCAATTACACCTGCACTCATTATCGCGCTTGTTACATCCCCGTTTATGGTGCTGAAATTGATTATTGTGTGGACGATTGTCCAATTAGTTGAAGGGAAATTCATTTCCCCTCAGATCATGGGACGGAACCTTCATATCCACCCGATCACCATTATTTTCGTGATCCTGACTGCGGGGAATTTATTTGGAGTAGTCGGCATTATCCTGGCTGTGCCGGGCTATGCGGTATTAAAAGTGATTGTGACTCATCTGTTTGAATGGATGAAGATCCGAAGTAATATGTATGAACAAAGAGACCAGATCAACAGTAAAAATAAATAG
- a CDS encoding superoxide dismutase gives MSEDYIVLMKKWCENMLECFNQSLEEIRKHGDHQDLEVWLQQISQFKEELSTGSFEDIEIYERANSLYVKLAAYFEQDSENEQTRIQNESVTVVPIGGHTLPPLPYKYDALEPYIDQEIMKLHHDKHHKSYVDGLNKAEKEMQKARSSNNYDLIKHWEREAAFHGAGHYLHTIFWSIMSPNGGGKPAGKLMKEMNQTFGTFEKFKQHFSEAADKVEAVGWAILVWSPRARRLEILQAEKHQNLSQWDVVPILVLDVWEHAYYLQYKNDRKKYIENWWNVVNWQVAEGRFQEAQQLKWKPF, from the coding sequence ATGTCTGAAGATTACATTGTCTTAATGAAAAAATGGTGTGAAAATATGTTGGAATGCTTTAATCAGTCACTTGAAGAGATACGAAAACATGGGGATCATCAAGACTTAGAGGTTTGGCTGCAGCAAATAAGCCAATTTAAAGAAGAACTTTCAACGGGTTCATTTGAAGACATCGAGATCTATGAACGTGCTAATTCACTATATGTAAAGCTTGCGGCTTATTTTGAACAAGACAGCGAGAATGAGCAAACTCGTATTCAAAATGAATCCGTCACTGTCGTTCCAATCGGGGGGCACACTCTTCCCCCGCTGCCTTATAAATATGATGCATTAGAGCCCTACATTGATCAGGAAATTATGAAGCTTCATCATGATAAACACCATAAAAGTTATGTGGATGGGTTAAATAAAGCTGAAAAAGAAATGCAGAAAGCACGTTCATCTAACAACTATGATCTTATTAAGCATTGGGAAAGAGAAGCTGCATTTCATGGAGCCGGCCATTATCTTCATACGATATTCTGGAGTATTATGAGTCCTAATGGCGGCGGAAAACCTGCTGGAAAGCTAATGAAGGAAATGAATCAAACCTTTGGCACCTTTGAAAAGTTTAAACAGCACTTCTCAGAAGCAGCTGACAAAGTTGAAGCAGTTGGCTGGGCAATTTTAGTCTGGTCACCTCGTGCACGACGATTAGAAATTCTTCAGGCAGAAAAGCATCAAAACTTAAGTCAATGGGATGTCGTACCAATACTTGTCCTTGACGTGTGGGAACATGCCTATTACCTGCAATATAAGAATGACAGAAAAAAATACATCGAAAATTGGTGGAATGTTGTTAATTGGCAAGTAGCAGAAGGACGCTTTCAAGAAGCACAGCAATTAAAATGGAAGCCTTTTTAA
- the safA gene encoding SafA/ExsA family spore coat assembly protein, with protein MKTLKSLSLMLLVVALAFGFSSQASAASTYTVKSGDTMWKIASKYQVGVSELIKANPSVKNANVIYPGQSLNIPSGNAYQSMESEVVTLVNQERAKYGLKPLTANWEVARVAKYKSEDMRDKNYFSHTSPTYGSPFDMMKSFGIQYSYAGENIAAGQTTAKSVVTTWMNSEGHRKNILSSNFKEIGVGYAKGGSYGHYWTQMFISK; from the coding sequence ATGAAAACATTAAAATCGTTATCACTTATGTTGTTGGTTGTCGCTCTAGCCTTTGGATTCAGCAGTCAAGCAAGTGCTGCAAGTACATACACCGTTAAAAGCGGTGACACGATGTGGAAAATTGCATCGAAATATCAGGTTGGCGTCTCAGAATTAATCAAAGCCAATCCAAGCGTTAAAAATGCCAATGTGATCTATCCGGGTCAATCGCTTAACATTCCTTCTGGAAATGCTTATCAAAGCATGGAAAGCGAAGTGGTTACACTAGTTAACCAGGAACGCGCTAAATACGGATTAAAGCCGCTTACGGCCAATTGGGAAGTTGCGAGAGTCGCAAAATATAAGTCAGAAGATATGCGTGACAAAAATTACTTCAGTCACACATCACCTACATACGGTTCTCCATTCGATATGATGAAGAGCTTCGGTATTCAGTACAGCTATGCAGGAGAAAATATCGCAGCAGGCCAAACGACAGCGAAAAGCGTTGTGACAACCTGGATGAACAGTGAAGGACACCGCAAGAACATTCTGTCTTCTAATTTCAAAGAAATTGGTGTAGGCTACGCTAAAGGCGGATCTTACGGCCATTACTGGACGCAGATGTTTATCAGCAAATAA
- the guaC gene encoding GMP reductase, giving the protein MENVFDYEDIQLIPAKCVVNSRSECDTTIALGNYTFKLPVVPANMQTIIDERIAVNLADNGYFYIMHRFQPEKRNSFIQDMKSRGLIASISVGVKEEEYEFIEQLAAEQLTPDYITIDIAHGHSNAVIEMIKHIKKHLPESFVIAGNVGTPEAVRELEHAGADATKVGIGPGKVCITKIKTGFGTGGWQLAALRWCAKAATKPIIADGGIRTHGDIAKSIRFGASMVMIGSLFAGHEESPGETIEMDGKLFKEYFGSASEFQKGEKKNVEGKKMYVEHKGALKDTLTEMEQDLQSSISYAGGTKLDAIRTVDYVVVKNSIFNGDKVY; this is encoded by the coding sequence ATGGAAAATGTATTTGATTATGAAGATATTCAATTAATACCTGCAAAATGTGTAGTAAACAGCCGTTCAGAGTGTGACACAACAATTGCTTTAGGAAATTATACATTCAAACTGCCTGTTGTGCCTGCCAATATGCAGACGATTATAGATGAAAGAATTGCGGTTAACTTAGCTGATAATGGTTATTTCTATATCATGCACCGCTTCCAGCCGGAGAAAAGAAACTCATTTATTCAAGATATGAAATCACGCGGATTAATCGCTTCTATTAGTGTTGGTGTGAAAGAAGAAGAGTACGAATTCATTGAGCAATTGGCTGCAGAGCAGCTGACACCGGATTACATTACAATCGATATTGCACATGGTCATTCTAATGCGGTTATCGAAATGATTAAGCACATCAAGAAGCATCTTCCTGAAAGCTTTGTCATCGCTGGAAACGTTGGTACTCCAGAAGCTGTAAGAGAACTTGAGCACGCCGGTGCAGATGCAACAAAAGTAGGCATTGGCCCTGGTAAAGTATGCATCACGAAAATTAAAACAGGATTTGGTACAGGCGGCTGGCAATTAGCTGCACTTCGCTGGTGTGCAAAAGCTGCAACCAAACCAATCATTGCTGACGGCGGTATCCGCACACACGGAGACATCGCAAAATCGATTCGTTTCGGTGCTTCTATGGTCATGATCGGTTCTTTGTTTGCAGGGCACGAAGAATCTCCTGGAGAAACAATCGAAATGGATGGAAAGCTTTTCAAAGAATATTTCGGCTCAGCTTCAGAGTTCCAAAAAGGCGAAAAGAAAAACGTAGAAGGCAAGAAAATGTACGTGGAGCATAAAGGCGCTTTAAAGGATACCTTGACTGAAATGGAACAGGATCTTCAGTCATCTATCTCGTATGCAGGCGGAACCAAACTTGATGCTATTCGTACGGTGGATTATGTGGTGGTTAAGAATTCGATTTTTAATGGTGATAAGGTTTATTAA